The Virgibacillus dokdonensis genome includes a window with the following:
- the argF gene encoding ornithine carbamoyltransferase, whose translation MATKLTKQLTGKHFLTLKDFTADEIHYLLDLAADLKAKKKSGTPHHYMKGQNIALLFEKPSTRTRCAFTVACIDLGAHPEYLGKNDIQFGKKESVRDTAIVLGRMFDGIQFRGFDQETVNGLAENSGVPVWNGLTNEFHPTQILADLLTIKEHIGHLKGVKFVYVGDGRNNMGNSLLIGCAKVGMDVRICSPEVLFPDEDVVRYAEEVAKDSGANITITSDIDEAVSGAEVIYTDVWVSMGEEDKFKERIDLLYPYQVNKAMLEKTGNQDNVMFLHCLPSFHDLETEVGRDIHEKFGLKEMEVTDEVFQSKNSFVFDEAENRLHTIKAVMAATNGNETS comes from the coding sequence ATGGCGACAAAGTTAACGAAACAATTAACTGGTAAACATTTTTTGACATTAAAAGATTTTACAGCGGATGAGATTCATTATTTGCTTGATTTAGCAGCTGATTTAAAAGCAAAGAAAAAATCTGGCACGCCACACCATTATATGAAAGGGCAAAATATTGCCCTATTATTTGAAAAACCTTCTACCAGAACACGCTGCGCCTTTACAGTAGCATGCATTGATTTAGGAGCACATCCAGAATATCTTGGAAAAAATGATATTCAATTTGGGAAGAAAGAATCTGTTCGTGATACAGCCATTGTATTAGGAAGAATGTTTGACGGCATTCAATTCCGTGGATTCGATCAGGAAACGGTAAATGGTTTAGCGGAAAATTCTGGCGTTCCTGTTTGGAATGGGTTAACAAATGAATTCCACCCTACACAAATTCTTGCCGACTTATTAACGATAAAAGAACATATTGGACATTTGAAAGGTGTTAAGTTCGTCTATGTTGGTGATGGTAGAAACAATATGGGAAACAGCTTATTAATCGGCTGTGCGAAGGTTGGTATGGATGTTCGCATTTGCTCACCAGAGGTATTATTTCCGGATGAGGATGTAGTTCGTTATGCGGAAGAAGTGGCAAAAGATTCTGGAGCAAACATTACGATTACTTCCGATATTGATGAAGCCGTTTCTGGAGCTGAAGTGATTTATACTGACGTGTGGGTATCTATGGGAGAAGAAGATAAGTTTAAAGAGCGAATTGATTTACTTTATCCATATCAAGTAAATAAAGCAATGCTTGAGAAAACAGGTAATCAAGACAATGTCATGTTCCTCCATTGTTTACCGAGCTTTCACGATTTAGAGACAGAAGTAGGACGAGATATACACGAAAAGTTTGGTTTAAAGGAAATGGAAGTAACGGATGAAGTATTTCAAAGTAAGAATTCATTTGTCTTTGATGAAGCAGAGAACAGGCTGCATACGATTAAAGCCGTAATGGCTGCAACGAATGGAAATGAAACTAGCTAA
- the argS gene encoding arginine--tRNA ligase translates to MNMVQEIETKVKTSILEALVRAKLVDQKVNIPQIVLEKPNNEQHGDYATNIAMQLTKMAKQSPRQIAQAIVDHIDVAGTYIRKVDIAGPGFINIFMDYDYLTPLVPYILEEQADYGKHDTKDYRIQIEFVSANPTGDLHLGHARGASYGDALGNVLEAAGYHVEREYYINDAGNQMHNLALSVEARYMQALGREAEMPADGYYGQDIIDIGKKLAADEGDVWLHKPKEERLAYFRRYGLDFELKKIEHDLNQFRVPFDQWFSEMSLYEKGKVDQALDKMRTSGDIYEQDGATWFRTTKYGDDKDRVVIKSDGSYTYLASDIAYHNDKLERGFDQLINVWGADHHGYVPRMEAAIQALGYPKGKLETEIIQMVNLFEDGERVKMSKRSGKALTLRQLMEEVGVDAMRYMMNTRSCDTHLDFDINLARSQSNDNPVYYVQYAHARICTLLDKAETNGYAYEKYDSSLLKQTSEINLLKLLATFPQLVLDAAEKRIPHKITQYAFDVASQLHSFYNAEKVLDESQLEVTKARLALLEAVKITLGNALRMVGVHAPEKM, encoded by the coding sequence ATGAATATGGTGCAAGAGATTGAAACAAAGGTGAAGACTTCCATATTAGAAGCTTTGGTACGAGCTAAACTAGTAGATCAGAAAGTCAATATACCGCAAATTGTCTTAGAAAAGCCAAACAATGAACAGCACGGTGATTACGCAACGAATATTGCTATGCAACTGACAAAAATGGCAAAGCAATCGCCAAGGCAAATCGCCCAAGCTATTGTCGACCACATCGATGTAGCAGGTACATATATACGCAAGGTGGACATTGCTGGACCTGGTTTTATTAATATTTTTATGGACTATGATTATTTAACACCGTTAGTACCGTATATTTTGGAAGAACAAGCGGATTATGGCAAACATGATACGAAAGATTATCGTATTCAAATTGAGTTTGTTTCTGCCAATCCTACAGGGGATCTTCATTTAGGTCATGCTCGTGGTGCGAGTTATGGGGATGCGCTTGGTAACGTATTGGAAGCTGCTGGTTATCACGTCGAGCGAGAATATTATATCAATGATGCTGGTAATCAAATGCATAACCTTGCTTTATCAGTGGAAGCGCGGTATATGCAAGCGCTAGGACGAGAAGCGGAAATGCCAGCGGATGGCTATTACGGACAAGACATTATCGATATTGGGAAAAAATTAGCCGCAGATGAAGGCGATGTATGGTTGCACAAACCGAAAGAAGAGCGTTTAGCTTATTTTCGGCGCTACGGATTAGACTTTGAATTGAAAAAGATCGAGCATGATTTAAACCAATTTCGGGTGCCATTTGATCAATGGTTTTCGGAAATGTCTTTATATGAAAAGGGGAAAGTAGATCAAGCGCTCGATAAAATGCGCACATCTGGTGACATTTATGAACAGGATGGTGCTACATGGTTTCGGACGACAAAATATGGGGACGATAAAGATCGCGTCGTTATTAAATCAGATGGAAGCTACACGTATTTAGCGTCTGATATTGCTTATCATAACGATAAATTGGAGCGTGGCTTTGATCAGTTAATTAACGTATGGGGAGCGGATCATCATGGTTATGTTCCGCGAATGGAAGCGGCAATCCAAGCATTAGGGTATCCAAAAGGGAAGTTAGAGACGGAGATTATTCAAATGGTGAATTTATTTGAAGACGGCGAGCGAGTGAAAATGAGTAAGCGGTCTGGAAAGGCGCTAACACTAAGGCAACTGATGGAAGAAGTAGGCGTTGATGCCATGCGTTACATGATGAATACGCGCTCCTGTGATACGCATTTGGATTTTGATATAAATCTTGCTCGTTCCCAATCGAATGACAACCCGGTTTATTATGTACAATATGCGCATGCACGAATTTGTACGTTATTAGATAAGGCAGAAACAAATGGTTATGCTTATGAAAAGTATGACAGTTCTTTATTAAAACAAACGAGTGAAATAAACTTGTTAAAGCTATTAGCTACATTTCCGCAACTGGTGTTGGATGCTGCGGAGAAACGAATTCCGCATAAAATAACCCAGTACGCATTTGATGTAGCATCTCAATTGCACAGTTTCTATAATGCAGAGAAAGTGTTAGATGAAAGTCAGTTAGAAGTAACGAAAGCAAGGCTAGCGTTGCTAGAAGCAGTTAAAATAACGCTTGGTAATGCGCTTCGTATGGTTGGTGTACATGCACCAGAAAAAATGTAA
- the arcA gene encoding arginine deiminase, which translates to MKQPLHVTSEIGALQTVLLHRPGKEVENLTPDYLEHLLFDDIPHLPMIQKEHDYFAQTLRNRGIEVLYLTNLMTEALHTEELRQQFVKQILLESNVHGGSAQKIADYLLSFDTEEMVKKIMAGVRKSEIPVEKRNHLYELLDNHYPFYLDPMPNLYFTRDPAATIGNGLTINTMREVARRRESLFMSYIIHHHPRYAEFDIPIWLDRDYPCPIEGGDELVLSKDTIAIGISARTAAKSIEQLAINIFKRQKEIKRVVAVEIPKSRAFMHLDTVFTMVDFDKFTIHPEIQNKDGQMDIYILEQGKEEDTVKITHKTNLLETLKEVLGLKDVALIPCGGGDVIAAPREQWNDGSNTLAIAPGVVVTYDRNYVSNKLLREHGIEVIEVTSSELSRGRGGPRCMSMPLSREDL; encoded by the coding sequence GTGAAGCAACCATTACATGTTACGTCTGAAATTGGTGCACTACAAACGGTTTTGTTGCATCGACCTGGTAAAGAAGTTGAAAATTTAACCCCTGATTATTTAGAGCATTTGTTATTTGATGATATTCCTCATTTACCAATGATTCAAAAAGAGCATGATTATTTTGCTCAAACGTTACGAAATAGAGGTATTGAAGTACTTTATTTAACCAATTTAATGACAGAAGCGCTTCATACAGAAGAGTTAAGACAGCAATTTGTGAAGCAAATATTATTGGAATCGAATGTCCATGGTGGTAGTGCGCAAAAAATAGCTGATTATTTATTGTCGTTTGACACCGAAGAGATGGTAAAGAAAATTATGGCTGGTGTGAGAAAATCAGAAATTCCAGTGGAGAAAAGGAACCATCTATATGAATTGTTAGATAATCATTACCCATTTTATTTAGATCCAATGCCGAATCTTTATTTTACGAGAGATCCAGCGGCAACGATAGGTAATGGGTTAACGATTAATACCATGAGAGAAGTTGCAAGAAGGCGAGAATCGCTATTTATGAGTTATATCATTCATCATCATCCTAGGTATGCTGAGTTTGATATCCCTATTTGGTTGGATCGCGATTATCCGTGCCCCATAGAAGGTGGCGATGAGCTTGTTTTAAGCAAAGATACGATCGCCATTGGTATAAGTGCAAGAACGGCAGCAAAATCCATTGAGCAATTGGCTATAAATATTTTTAAACGCCAAAAGGAAATAAAGCGCGTTGTTGCTGTAGAAATTCCGAAGTCAAGAGCATTTATGCACTTAGATACCGTATTTACAATGGTTGATTTCGATAAATTTACCATCCACCCCGAGATTCAAAATAAAGATGGACAAATGGATATTTATATTTTGGAACAAGGGAAAGAAGAAGACACCGTAAAAATAACGCATAAAACGAATTTGTTGGAAACACTAAAAGAAGTACTGGGTCTAAAAGATGTTGCGTTAATCCCATGTGGAGGAGGAGACGTTATTGCTGCGCCGAGAGAGCAATGGAATGACGGTTCAAACACATTGGCAATTGCACCTGGTGTCGTTGTCACATATGACCGTAACTACGTGTCTAACAAATTGCTACGTGAACATGGCATTGAAGTTATTGAAGTCACTAGCTCTGAATTGTCGAGAGGTCGTGGTGGTCCGCGTTGTATGAGTATGCCGTTATCAAGAGAAGATTTATAA
- a CDS encoding CdaR family transcriptional regulator encodes MLTEQLASEIVKRTMSILELNVNVMDRTGTILASGDPNRVGQLHHGACKAIEQKQTIDIHSVEESWRGKAKPGINLPIRFHDDIVGVIGITGEPEKIRGFSKLVQMGAELTLEQAFLTREIDRNARMRDDVISHLLLGSDKEQAYILDRARSLKINTEETFAAILLSIPYHTATTQPVNQIEAWANTLVTEEDEIVRFYTNQFVILKKQQKPYLHTNDTLNKWLTNKLPSAPISDLTVALGPFASGFIGWRHSFETAQIVKDTAEALYPEGGVWDQQTLGLSILCYRFLQAANEEAQAISSIYKKILHANDGKTLDETFTTYVKANGEMTKTANILFIHRNTLAYRLDKIHEITEKNPRHLQDLIELKVGEILYKLAT; translated from the coding sequence ATGTTAACAGAGCAACTTGCTTCAGAAATTGTAAAACGAACAATGTCTATATTGGAGTTAAATGTCAATGTAATGGATAGGACAGGAACGATCCTTGCTTCAGGTGATCCAAATCGCGTTGGACAACTTCACCATGGAGCATGTAAAGCGATTGAACAAAAACAAACCATTGACATTCATTCGGTAGAAGAAAGTTGGCGAGGTAAAGCAAAACCTGGTATTAATTTACCAATTCGATTTCATGATGATATCGTTGGAGTTATTGGTATTACCGGTGAACCAGAAAAAATTAGAGGCTTTTCTAAATTAGTGCAAATGGGAGCAGAACTAACGTTAGAGCAAGCTTTTTTGACTCGAGAGATAGACCGAAATGCTAGAATGCGTGATGATGTTATCTCTCACTTATTATTAGGTTCCGATAAAGAACAAGCATACATACTAGATAGAGCGCGCTCGCTTAAAATCAATACAGAAGAAACATTTGCCGCTATTCTTCTTTCTATACCTTATCATACAGCCACCACCCAACCTGTAAATCAAATTGAAGCTTGGGCAAATACGTTGGTTACAGAAGAAGATGAAATCGTTCGTTTTTACACGAACCAATTTGTTATTTTAAAAAAACAACAGAAGCCGTATCTACATACAAATGATACCTTAAACAAATGGTTAACAAACAAATTACCCTCTGCACCTATTTCGGATTTAACGGTTGCCTTAGGTCCATTTGCAAGTGGATTTATTGGCTGGAGACATTCCTTTGAAACGGCACAAATTGTTAAAGATACAGCAGAAGCTTTATATCCAGAAGGCGGCGTTTGGGACCAACAAACACTAGGGCTATCTATCTTATGTTATCGTTTTTTACAGGCCGCAAATGAAGAAGCACAAGCGATTAGCTCTATTTATAAAAAAATACTTCATGCAAATGACGGTAAAACACTAGATGAAACATTTACAACCTACGTTAAAGCGAATGGAGAAATGACAAAAACAGCAAATATCCTCTTTATTCATCGTAATACATTAGCATACCGGTTGGACAAAATTCATGAAATAACTGAAAAAAACCCAAGACATCTACAGGATCTTATCGAGCTAAAAGTGGGAGAAATACTTTATAAGTTAGCAACATAA
- a CDS encoding GntP family permease, producing the protein MDIEVSAWGAIIGLFLAIFMILKKIPPAYSLITGAVVGGLVGGASLVDTVQLMVGGAQNIMPAVLRILAAGVLAGVLIESGAASKLAQSIVYKFGHTRALLALAIATMLLTAVGVFVDVAVITVAPIALVIASEAKLSRFAILIAMVGGGKAGNIMSPNPNTIAVSEAFDVSLTSVMAAGMIPALFGLMVTYMIAKRVSAKGTAIQASEIEQSNMESLPSLFTAALAPIVAILLLVMRPLFHINIDPMIALPVGGLVGVIAMGKWQNTNAYIKSGLAKMAPVAILLIGTGTVAGIITNSKLDTVLIHVLEGFGLPAFALAPISGMFMSAATASTTAGSVVASSVFSGAILESGVAGLAGAAMIHAGATVLDHMPHGSFFHATAGSVGMQVQERLKLIPYESFVGITMAIVSTLIYGVFEWFL; encoded by the coding sequence ATGGATATTGAAGTAAGTGCATGGGGCGCAATTATCGGTTTATTCTTAGCTATTTTTATGATTTTAAAGAAAATCCCACCTGCTTACAGTTTAATTACTGGCGCCGTTGTAGGTGGACTTGTCGGTGGTGCGAGCCTAGTAGACACCGTGCAATTAATGGTTGGGGGCGCGCAAAATATCATGCCCGCTGTACTAAGAATTTTAGCTGCTGGTGTATTAGCAGGCGTACTAATTGAATCAGGTGCGGCCTCAAAACTAGCACAATCAATTGTTTACAAATTCGGGCATACGAGAGCATTGCTTGCATTAGCTATCGCCACTATGTTGTTAACGGCAGTAGGTGTATTTGTTGATGTTGCCGTTATTACGGTAGCACCAATTGCTTTAGTCATAGCTTCAGAAGCAAAACTATCAAGATTTGCCATCCTTATTGCCATGGTAGGTGGAGGTAAGGCGGGGAACATCATGTCACCGAACCCGAACACGATTGCTGTATCGGAGGCTTTTGACGTGTCATTAACATCGGTTATGGCAGCAGGAATGATTCCAGCACTTTTTGGGCTTATGGTAACTTATATGATCGCAAAACGTGTTTCTGCAAAAGGTACGGCTATTCAAGCAAGTGAAATTGAACAATCAAATATGGAATCGCTACCTTCTTTGTTCACAGCAGCCTTAGCGCCTATTGTAGCCATCCTGTTACTTGTGATGCGTCCATTATTTCATATAAATATTGATCCAATGATCGCATTACCTGTTGGTGGATTAGTCGGCGTTATAGCAATGGGGAAATGGCAGAACACAAATGCTTATATTAAAAGTGGATTAGCAAAAATGGCACCGGTTGCAATTTTACTCATTGGAACAGGAACAGTAGCCGGAATTATTACAAATTCGAAATTAGATACAGTCCTGATTCATGTATTAGAAGGATTTGGTTTACCTGCTTTTGCGCTAGCGCCAATATCAGGAATGTTTATGTCAGCAGCAACAGCATCCACTACGGCAGGATCTGTCGTAGCAAGCAGTGTGTTTAGCGGAGCTATTTTAGAATCCGGAGTTGCTGGTTTAGCCGGAGCTGCTATGATTCATGCAGGTGCTACCGTACTTGATCATATGCCACACGGTAGTTTCTTTCATGCCACAGCAGGCAGTGTTGGCATGCAAGTGCAAGAACGTTTGAAATTAATTCCTTATGAATCGTTCGTAGGTATCACAATGGCCATCGTCTCTACCCTTATCTACGGTGTATTTGAATGGTTTTTATAA
- a CDS encoding glycerate kinase codes for MKKTKIVIAPDSFKESMTAKQAAKAIERGFRSVYTDALEVDIIPMADGGEGTTQSLADGLQGTLYEKEVTGPLGEGVVATYAISGDRSTAIIEMAEASGLHLVPKEKRNPLLTTTFGTGELIKAALDKGVTKIILGIGGSATNDGGAGMIEALGGIFYDNHGYQLKRGGGALSHLAQIDLSHLDVRLKSIEVEVACDVDNLLLGPDGASAVYGPQKGATEEMVQQLDDALCNFHEIISKATGTSVKNVPGSGAAGGLGAGLLAVLHAKLTPGIDIVLKESQFFDRVKHADLVITGEGKIDKQTIYGKTPIGVAKAAKKCGIPKVIAFCGTLGKGYETIYTYGIDAAFSITPGPCQLEEAMIHAEAYLEGVARNVARIYCYDI; via the coding sequence ATGAAGAAAACCAAAATTGTGATTGCCCCAGATTCATTTAAAGAAAGCATGACAGCAAAACAAGCTGCTAAGGCTATAGAGCGTGGATTTCGTTCTGTATATACGGACGCTTTAGAGGTGGATATTATTCCAATGGCTGATGGAGGTGAGGGAACAACCCAATCTTTAGCAGATGGATTACAAGGAACACTATATGAAAAAGAAGTTACAGGACCGTTAGGAGAGGGCGTAGTTGCAACCTATGCGATCTCGGGAGATAGATCAACTGCAATCATTGAAATGGCAGAAGCATCAGGACTTCACCTCGTTCCAAAGGAAAAACGGAATCCATTGTTAACTACTACTTTTGGTACAGGTGAATTAATCAAAGCAGCCTTAGATAAAGGCGTTACGAAAATCATTCTAGGGATTGGTGGTAGCGCTACAAATGACGGTGGTGCAGGGATGATTGAGGCACTTGGCGGTATTTTTTACGACAATCATGGCTATCAACTAAAGCGAGGTGGCGGGGCATTATCTCATCTAGCTCAAATAGACTTGTCACATCTAGACGTCCGCTTAAAATCTATAGAAGTAGAAGTTGCTTGTGATGTGGATAATTTGCTTCTTGGTCCTGATGGAGCAAGTGCCGTTTACGGTCCACAAAAGGGAGCGACGGAAGAAATGGTTCAACAATTAGATGATGCATTATGTAATTTCCATGAAATCATTTCAAAAGCTACTGGTACTAGTGTTAAAAACGTACCTGGTTCAGGTGCTGCGGGTGGTTTAGGAGCTGGTCTATTAGCTGTACTTCATGCCAAGTTAACACCAGGCATTGATATTGTGCTAAAAGAGAGCCAATTTTTCGACCGAGTAAAGCACGCTGACCTCGTCATTACAGGAGAAGGGAAAATAGATAAGCAAACGATTTACGGCAAAACTCCTATTGGTGTTGCAAAAGCTGCCAAAAAATGTGGTATTCCTAAGGTCATTGCATTTTGCGGTACGCTAGGAAAAGGATATGAAACGATATATACTTATGGTATTGATGCAGCATTTAGTATCACACCTGGCCCATGTCAACTAGAAGAAGCAATGATACATGCAGAAGCATATTTAGAAGGAGTAGCAAGGAATGTAGCTAGGATTTATTGTTATGACATTTAA